In one Umezawaea sp. Da 62-37 genomic region, the following are encoded:
- the pnuC gene encoding nicotinamide riboside transporter PnuC: MHVLLEQGFTVLGQKIAYAEFFGQLFALAVVFLAQRRSLWTWPVQLASVALLFTVYLSAHLGGLAIRQVVVGLIAFYGWYAWLRRRDPVFGVVVRKGSTRERVAVAAAFVVGTVAFALTLDALDASWAPWPDAAIFVGTVLAFALQGLGLVEFWIVWLVVDAVGVPLQIQSGLYFSALIYTVFAVLVIRGWLDWNRAAKRTAAVETTA, from the coding sequence GTGCACGTGTTGCTGGAACAGGGTTTCACCGTCCTGGGGCAGAAGATCGCCTACGCGGAGTTCTTCGGCCAGTTGTTCGCGCTGGCCGTGGTGTTCCTGGCGCAGCGCCGCTCGCTGTGGACGTGGCCGGTGCAGTTGGCCTCGGTCGCGCTGCTGTTCACCGTCTACCTGTCCGCCCACCTCGGCGGGCTCGCGATCCGGCAGGTCGTCGTCGGCCTCATCGCGTTCTACGGCTGGTACGCCTGGCTGCGCAGGCGCGACCCCGTGTTCGGCGTCGTCGTCCGCAAGGGCTCGACCCGCGAACGCGTCGCCGTGGCCGCCGCCTTCGTCGTCGGCACCGTCGCCTTCGCCCTGACCCTCGACGCCCTGGACGCCTCCTGGGCGCCGTGGCCGGACGCCGCGATCTTCGTCGGCACCGTGCTCGCGTTCGCCCTCCAGGGCCTCGGCCTGGTCGAGTTCTGGATCGTCTGGCTCGTCGTCGACGCCGTGGGCGTCCCGCTCCAGATCCAGTCGGGTCTGTACTTCAGCGCGCTGATCTACACCGTGTTCGCCGTCCTGGTGATCCGCGGCTGGCTCGACTGGAACCGCGCCGCCAAGCGCACCGCCGCCGTCGAGACCACCGCCTGA
- a CDS encoding mechanosensitive ion channel family protein → MGSQITEGLGQAWAMIATFVPKLLGFALVMVIGWFIAKALSKAVGFLLKRVSFDRLVERSGLGRMTEQSSFDASGLIVKLVYYFVLLIALQMAFGVFGTGNAVSALLNDVIAYLPRIVVALVLVLVASAIGNALRGLVTGALGGRSYTKALANTTYGFIVALGVIAALNQLGIAVSVTMPVLIAVLATVAGVVIIGVGGGLVRPMQQRWEGWLTRAQDEVARTAPEPRRSQEPVTAGARRRTSAQQSASEAPTPPAGMPITPGD, encoded by the coding sequence GTGGGTTCCCAGATCACCGAAGGTCTTGGCCAGGCCTGGGCCATGATCGCCACGTTCGTGCCGAAGCTGCTCGGCTTCGCGCTCGTCATGGTGATCGGTTGGTTCATCGCCAAGGCGCTGTCGAAGGCGGTCGGCTTCCTGCTGAAGCGGGTCTCGTTCGACCGCCTGGTCGAGAGGTCCGGTCTCGGCAGGATGACCGAGCAGTCGTCCTTCGACGCGTCCGGTCTCATCGTCAAGCTCGTCTACTACTTCGTGCTGCTGATCGCGCTCCAGATGGCGTTCGGCGTCTTCGGCACCGGCAACGCGGTGAGCGCCCTGCTCAACGACGTGATCGCCTACCTGCCGCGCATCGTGGTGGCGCTCGTGCTCGTGCTCGTCGCCTCGGCGATCGGCAACGCCCTGCGCGGCCTGGTGACCGGCGCGCTGGGCGGCCGGTCGTACACGAAGGCGCTCGCCAACACCACCTACGGCTTCATCGTCGCGCTGGGCGTCATCGCGGCGCTCAACCAGCTCGGCATCGCCGTCTCGGTGACCATGCCGGTGCTGATCGCCGTGCTCGCCACGGTGGCGGGCGTCGTCATCATCGGCGTCGGCGGCGGTCTGGTCCGCCCGATGCAGCAGCGCTGGGAGGGCTGGCTGACCCGCGCGCAGGACGAGGTGGCCCGCACCGCCCCGGAGCCGCGCCGCTCGCAGGAGCCGGTCACGGCGGGCGCCCGTCGTCGCACCTCCGCGCAGCAGTCGGCCTCGGAGGCCCCGACGCCGCCCGCGGGGATGCCGATCACGCCCGGCGACTAG
- a CDS encoding LPXTG cell wall anchor domain-containing protein → MAGRVLGAITVTATAGLALLALAIPASAHTPTAKAECVADKAVVSVKLASYARSGNTIVVKDGQTELVSTSFGDNYEKSWTLPGDVAHTFTIAVKASDGDQNNFSKTLKTEACVKPTAPSSSTSASKPSTPATSESAPPSSVEVPPSVPASSEPAPTTTTTSPAGAGGGEGEATPPLAATGASPGWLLLSGLGLVGAGAVAMVVVRRKRAA, encoded by the coding sequence ATGGCAGGCAGAGTTCTCGGTGCGATCACGGTGACCGCCACGGCTGGTCTGGCCTTGCTGGCACTGGCGATCCCGGCTTCCGCGCACACCCCGACCGCCAAGGCCGAGTGCGTCGCGGACAAGGCCGTGGTGAGCGTGAAACTCGCGTCCTACGCCCGGAGCGGCAACACCATCGTGGTCAAGGACGGCCAGACCGAACTGGTCAGCACGTCGTTCGGCGACAACTACGAGAAGTCCTGGACCCTTCCCGGCGACGTCGCCCACACCTTCACCATCGCCGTGAAGGCCTCCGACGGGGACCAGAACAACTTCTCCAAGACGCTCAAGACCGAGGCGTGCGTGAAGCCCACCGCGCCGAGTTCGAGCACCAGTGCCTCGAAGCCCAGCACGCCGGCGACGTCGGAGAGCGCCCCGCCGTCGTCCGTCGAGGTGCCCCCGAGCGTGCCGGCCTCCTCCGAGCCCGCACCCACGACCACCACCACCAGCCCGGCGGGCGCGGGCGGTGGCGAGGGAGAGGCCACGCCGCCGCTGGCCGCCACCGGCGCTTCGCCCGGTTGGCTGCTGCTGTCGGGCCTCGGCCTCGTCGGCGCGGGCGCCGTGGCGATGGTCGTCGTGCGTCGCAAGCGCGCTGCCTAA